In one window of Helianthus annuus cultivar XRQ/B chromosome 17, HanXRQr2.0-SUNRISE, whole genome shotgun sequence DNA:
- the LOC110925580 gene encoding auxin response factor 11 translates to MENRGQQFLDFEDPMYRELWKACAGPLVDVPKDGERVFYFPQGHMEQLEASTNEELNQRIPHFSLKSKILCTVVHTHLMAEQDTDEVYAQITLLPEINQSEPTSPDESIPEPPRPAVQSFCKVLTASDTSTHGGFSVLRKHATECLPALDMTQPTPTQDLKARDLHGVEWKFKHIYRGQPKRHLLTTGWSTFVTNKRLGTGDSFVLVRGGETGEMRVGVRRQARQQSSMPSSVISSQSMHLGVLATASHAVQTQARFTVFYKPRTSQFIISLNKYIEAVNNAFTIGMRFRMPFEGEDSPERRFTGTIVGVEDISPQWEDSKWRSLKVQWDEPASIVRPERVSPWEIETFVAPAVPAGLAPPTAPRSKRPRPPMDFSNAGEPACSSGSAQLSCTNGGQRSDNPNPNPNHGSRHHKQTGTSGLSRTQIEGGWLPSSPVKASRNFYDGDDTEERKGAFASWSGLTTYAPREPLKPTNDPIQSPVSGTSCRIFGFNIEIPPKGGDNNNNNSTPFNAAPVQGPSGVSDLKPDLQVPLKEVESKQSTSTRSRTKVQMQGVAVGRAVDLTALKGYNELIDELEDMFEMKGKLRPRNEWEIIFTDDEGDMMLVGDDPWPEFRNMVKRIWIYLSQDVKKMKVGSKFSSSTDTEASGSLEASGK, encoded by the exons ATGGAAAACAGAGGACAACAATTTCTTGATTTTGAAG ATCCCATGTATAGAGAGTTATGGAAGGCTTGTGCAGGCCCATTAGTTGATGTTCCTAAAGATGGAGAGAGAGTGTTTTACTTCCCACAAGGCCATATGGAACaa TTGGAAGCATCAACCAATGAGGAATTAAATCAAAGAATTCCTCATTTTAGTCTTAAATCCAAGATCCTATGTACTGTTGTTCATACTCACCTAATG GCTGAACAAGACACAGATGAAGTGTATGCACAAATCACTTTACTCCCTGAGATAAAT CAAAGTGAGCCGACAAGTCCCGACGAAAGCATACCCGAGCCTCCGAGACCAGCCGTTCAATCTTTCTGCAAAGTCTTGACGGCTTCGGATACGAGCACGCATGGTGGGTTTTCGGTGCTCCGAAAGCACGCCACCGAGTGCCTACCTGCATTG GACATGACTCAACCGACTCCTACTCAAGACTTAAAAGCGCGTGATCTACACGGCGTCGAGTGGAAATTTAAGCATATCTACAGGGGTCAACCGAAACGGCATCTACTTACAACAGGATGGAGTACCTTTGTTACTAATAAGCGATTAGGGACAGGCGATTCGTTTGTACTTGttag GGGAGGAGAAACCGGTGAGATGCGTGTCGGGGTTAGACGTCAGGCGCGTCAACAAAGCTCAATGCCTTCTTCGGTGATTTCTAGCCAGAGTATGCATTTGGGCGTGCTTGCAACCGCATCGCATGCGGTTCAAACTCAAGCCCGGTTTACAGTTTTCTACAAACCAAG GACAAGTCAATTCATCATCAGTTTAAACAAGTACATAGAAGCTGTAAACAACGCTTTTACCATCGGGATGAGATTTAGAATGCCGTTCGAGGGTGAGGATTCTCCTGAAAGAAG GTTTACTGGTACAATCGTCGGAGTTGAAGACATCTCGCCTCAATGGGAAGACTCGAAGTGGCGGTCACTGAAG GTTCAGTGGGATGAGCCGGCATCTATTGTAAGGCCCGAAAGGGTTTCACCATGGGAGATCGAAACTTTCGTAGCACCTGCGGTTCCAGCCGGTTTAGCTCCACCAACCGCACCCAGAAGTAAACGACCTAGACCGCCGATGGACTTCTCGAATGCTGGCGAACCAGCATGTTCAAGTGGATCGGCTCAGTTGAGTTGTACAAACGGAGGACAAAGGAGTGataaccctaaccctaaccctaaccatGGTTCCCGACATCATAAGCAAACGGGAACTAGTGGTCTTTCAAGGACACAAATAGAGGGCGGTTGGCTACCATCATCGCCTGTAAAAGCTTCGAGAAACTTTTACGATGGCGATGACACCGAAGAAAGAAAAGGCGCTTTCGCATCTTGGTCTGGTCTTACAACTTATGCGCCTCGTGAACCGCTCAAACCGACTAACGATCCCATTCAAAGTCCAGTTAGCGGTACGAGCTGTAGAATTTTCGGTTTCAACATCGAGATCCCTCCCAAAGGCggtgataataataataacaatagcaCGCCTTTCAACGCAGCACCCGTACAGGGgccaagtggagtttcggatctCAAGCCTGACCTGCAGGTTCCGCTAAAAGAAGTCGAAAGCAAACAATCCACTTCCACCCGAAGCCGTACCAAG GTTCAAATGCAAGGGGTGGCGGTAGGTCGAGCGGTGGATTTAACTGCGTTGAAAGGCTACAACGAGCTAATCGACGAGCTGGAAGACATGTTTGAGATGAAAGGAAAGTTACGTCCTCGAAACGAGTGGGAAATTATCTTCACCGATGACGAAGGCGACATGATGCTCGTCGGCGATGATCCATGGCC GGAGTTTCGCAACATGGTGAAACGTATTTGGATTTATTTAAGTCAAGATGTGAAGAAAATGAAGGTGGGAAGTAAGTTTTCTTCTTCAACCGACACCGAGGCGTCGGGTAGCTTGGAAGCTTCTGGAAAGTGA